One Intestinimonas butyriciproducens genomic window, CGGTTCAAGGGTGTGCTGGAGCCGCTGCGGATGCTCTTTAAGGATGAGGTCCGCCAGCTGGGCCGGGAACTGGAGCTGCCGGAGTACCTGGTGATGCGCCAGCCTTTCCCGGGTCCGGGCCTGGCGATCCGCATCATTGGCGAGATCACGAAGGAGAAGCTGGACACGCTGCGTCTGGCGGACTTCATTTTCCGGGACGAGATCGACAAAGCCGGGCTGGAGGGCAGCATGAACCAGTACTTTGCGGTGCTGACCAACATGCGTTCGGTGGGCGTCCAGGGCGATGGCCGGACATATGATTACACCTTGGCGCTGCGCAGCGTCACCACCAGTGATTTTATGACGGCGGATTGGACCCGCATCCCATACGAGGTGCTGGACCGAGTCAGCGTCCGCATCGTCAACGAGGTGCCGCACATCAACCGCATTGTTTACGACATCACGTCCAAACCGCCCGCCACAATCGAATGGGAGTAAATTGAGTTGTCGCAGGGCAAAGAAATTTAGCCTAAAACCAAGGGACAAAGGGCAAAAAAGATTAGTGCCCCCGACATAGAAATATGATGCAGGGCCATTTTTTGTTCTACAAACTATCCTAAACCCGCATGAACACACACCTTTTGGAACATTCTGCGTAATACCACCATGGAGTGAAGGCAACCCGAGAGCGGCGATCCAACAGGATAAATAGAATTGCCTCGTTTAGGTTAAATTTCTTTGCCCTGCGACATTATGGGGCTGGGAAGCCTTGAGATGACTGGATTTTTCAAGTTTTAGGTCTCTCTGTGGCAACGATTTGGTAACATCCTTTATAATTTCCGCAAAATCCCTATATAAAAGAGCTAACTGATTTTGTTTGGGTCAGTTAGCTCTTTTTAAAATGGAAGTACGACCAGAAACGGATCGGCAGTTAAAGAAAAATCGAAATAGCGAAAGGCGATATCAACCGCCTTGACTATTCATTTGTACTTATGCTTATCTCTTTTCAATTTCACCCGCCAATTCAAAGCCATTTTTTGCGGCAACCACAGCAATGATCTCATTGATCACAGCCGAGGCGGCAATCGTTCCCTGCAGGATGCCTACAAGTTCCGGCCGTGAGGCCAAAGTAACGCAGGCAATCCCAGTGAAGACAAGAGAAACGCCCGAATGGGGCAGCAGTGTAAGGCCTAGATACTTCTGTACGGTACCTGGCATCTTCATCGCTTTGGCGCCGAACCTTGCCCCAATATATAAAAAGGTGTAGAATCCCGCGCCCGGAATCAGATGGTAATTTAGCGGGGCGCCAAGATCCACAATAAGCAGCCAGCAGACTGACAGCCAGGATTGGATGAAAATAGTCTGTTATTTCCTCCAGCCGCTCTTTGCCGACCATGTTTGTAAATGCGGCGGAAAAGGAAACACCCATCAACATATAATTCAGCAAAATATCGGTTTCAGACCGGAACAAAGAAGTTACCCCAATCGCACATAAGGCGATTGGGGCAATTTCTTTCGGAGAGCTGTTTCGAACTTCTGCGTTGGAACGGAAGTTTCCGGGTTAAAAGGGCATCAGCCGGATAAAAGTGCGTTCCGCGGCGCTGATCCGCTTTTTTAGTGGACGGACATAGAGATATTTCAGCTTGTATAATTCGGCCCCCAGTTTGATGGGGACACAGGCCAGTCGACCGGATTTCACAAGGGGATCGTCCGCAATGACCATCTCAACATAAGTGGCGATCATATGATTGGACATGACCGTGGTTTTGATCAACTCATTGTTGTTGGAGAACATAGAGATTGGCGGCATATCTCCGGGGAAAAAGACATGCTGCATCATGTATAGGACTTGCTCCTCACTCTGGAGGATAAAGATCTCATGTTTCAGATCATTCGGAGTGACAAAGGGTTTCTTGGACAATGGAGAATCCGGGCTGCAGATGATGACTAGATTGGATTCAAACAACTCTGTGACTTGGACGGAAGCGCGGCCGGAGCTCCAAAGCTCTGGCAGACAGCAGATGAGGCCGAAGTCCAGGGTAAGGTCCCGCACACCGGCGATAATATCGTTTACACCCGCGTGATTGAGAAAAATCGTATACTCGGGATAGACATGATTGAATCTGGATACCACATCCCGCAAAAAGGTAGTAGGACCGATGGGGTAAGCTCCGATATGCAGAGCGCCGGTTTCCCTGCTCTCACCCAACTGCTTGAGACTCTCGGCATTCTCCAAAATGATCCTGGCCAGACGGATAGCCTCTGCGCCTTTGTCGGTCAGAGTAGAACCACGCCTGGAGCGGTCAAAAATGGCAAAGCCCAGTTCGTCCTCCAGACTGGAAATGGCGCGGCTGACCGTGGTGTGGGAGACGTAGAGGTTCCTTGCCGCGGCAACGATCGTACCGGCGGCTT contains:
- a CDS encoding LysR family transcriptional regulator — protein: MTLEQLAFISEVEAAGTIVAAARNLYVSHTTVSRAISSLEDELGFAIFDRSRRGSTLTDKGAEAIRLARIILENAESLKQLGESRETGALHIGAYPIGPTTFLRDVVSRFNHVYPEYTIFLNHAGVNDIIAGVRDLTLDFGLICCLPELWSSGRASVQVTELFESNLVIICSPDSPLSKKPFVTPNDLKHEIFILQSEEQVLYMMQHVFFPGDMPPISMFSNNNELIKTTVMSNHMIATYVEMVIADDPLVKSGRLACVPIKLGAELYKLKYLYVRPLKKRISAAERTFIRLMPF